Part of the Nicotiana sylvestris chromosome 2, ASM39365v2, whole genome shotgun sequence genome, CAAGCCTAAAGTAAAAATAAGCGTTGTTTCTGATTTCGTTTTGGTTTAAAATTCTAGAAAACCAAAAATTAACTTTGTAACCTACAGAAATTATTACGGTAAAAGAATACTAAACCTAGTGTCATTAATTAATTGTTGCTGCTTATTTACTTTTGGTTTAGAAGTCTAGAAAACCAAAATACTATTGGCTTTACTTATGATGAAAGAAGATTAGATCTAGACTAACATTAATTGATGGGCAATTTTGGTAAAAGTATCCTACCTAAAATGACACAAACTACGGTGGAAAATATAATGCTAGAACCCTAAGGGTGACATAAATTGTTGGGCAATTTAATTTTGATTTTCTCCAAATACTATTTGTATTATAAATTTCTCCAATATAAAATGCACTTTCAAAAGGCAAAAAATGTGAACGACATTTCACTAAGGATATCACTAgaggtgtcaatggttcggttcggcaggttattttataaaatttgtatcataccaatttttcggttattttattatgtataaccaaaactagacttttcgaaaccgtcccatGATATCGGTTTCACTTCGATAttggtacggttcggttaattttcggtatcTTTTAAATGTCATATAGAATTCACCAGTAAAAATAGAATGCAACAACgtacgttcttttataggacttagcgaactctctagacatttttactgtttaaaggatAATGAATTAAAAAACatgaaagatggctagagtatagatacACAACTATTCGACACCAACGTAAAAGAAACTaagtaaaagcaaagaaaatataaatcacacgagtggaaagatattaaccaagttgggactcaagaataaagtctatattaaatatttaagataaatctaaattatataaaatgaaaCATATTCaaacattgtagtttgctactcataatcattagaatactttgtgtcttgctaataaagatacttgaaataacttagtttaagtataaATAGCAgaataggttttaggaattagtattttgagtttaattacttattGACTTATAACAATTTTTATAATTTCAAGACCCAATGAAAAATTTAATACTTATTAGTTTTAAACTTACTATATGaatatatttttcacatgtaaaatttatttggTACGGTTCGATATTTTTTTGGTTCTACCCTAATTATCGGCACGgttataaatttatataaaaacctacggtttctttaaaagaaacctaaaaatcgattCCATCGATTTAGTCGATTTTCTATTATCCATTCACACCCATCACCACGGAATAATATTATAAAGAAAGTATTCAACGGCAATCACGGTAAATGAATGTTGGTAAATCTTAATCGGTTTTAAAGTCGTAAATATTAGGACCCATAAAACAAGTGTAAAGAATAATTCGTGTTGACTATGATTAGATATCTTTACAAGTTACAACAGACATCATTACATACCTAACTCCCGTCCACGGCCCCAGTGCAAGGATGTTTGCAATCGAGCATTAGCAAGATTCCACGTTTCCTGGTTTTTGTCCCATTAGGAAATGGACCATTTACAGTAACTGCCTAACTGGCAAAAGCTCGCTCTTCAAATTTTTTAACCGACAATTATTTCatcctaaaattaattaattaatataataCCAAGATACTACCTATCATGTTCAAACCAAGTGGAGTAACCATTATCTGGTATTTAAAAAACACCAAGTTGTGTCTATAATCAATCAGCTCATGTGCAATATTCCCACAGGAAGAAGACAAGCTTAGATATGAAAACAACCAAAATGATTCCTGCTCCTCTCTGCCTTTGAATCCCAATAACCGGATAAAACAACTTGgtatcttcttcttttcttactTCTGCTGCTGCACCAACCAGCAGAACTAGAGGTGCTTCTGCAATTTTCTTCGATCCTTCTATATTATCCAACATGGAGGAGCCAACTCGATTAGTAGAAGAAGCAACGATTAATAACATGGACGGACAACAGAATGAAGAAGAAAGAGATCCAGAGAGCAATTCACTGCATCAGCCTCTTCTCAAGAGAAACAGAACACTATCATCCAGTCCATTTGCCTTGGTTGGAGCTAAGGTCTCCCACATCGAAAGTTTGGATTATGAGTAAGAACAACTAATAATCTTATCATAGATCAAGTATAGCTTTTCTTTACTTGTGCATTAAAAGGGCCAACAGAAATTGGATGTCCTAATTGTGTGTGTCTGTTTTAGGATCAACGAGAATGATCTCTTCAAGCATGACTGGAGAAGGAGATCTAGAGTTCAAGTATTACAGTATGTGTTCTTGAAATGGACACTGGCATTTTTGGTCGGCCTGCTTACAGGAGTTACAGCCACCCTCATCAATCTTGCAATCGAAAACATGgctggttacaaacttcgagctGTTGTGAACTATATCGAGGATAGAAGGTAGGTGATGTTTTCCCTATGATCAACAATTCATAAATGCTTCCAGAAGTCTTACTACTGATTCTTCAATACGATTCCACTAGCTAATGACTAAGAACAAGACCAAAGATCACTTATTTGACTTGAATTGTGTTATTGATTTATTCATAATTGAGATTGTAACAATGGTTACAGGTACCTTATGGGATTTGCATATTTTGCGGGTGCTAATTTTGTGCTCACTTTGATAGCTGCCCTTCTCTGCGTGTGCTTTGCACCTACTGCTGCAGGGCCTGGAATTCCTGAAATCAAAGCTTATCTCAACGGTGTAGATACTCCCAATATGTATGGAGCAACCACACTTTTTGTCAAGGTGCGTCACACACCCAATTTTATCAGTGCTGGCAATTCAGATAGCAGGCAGATTATAACGCCATCAGTATAGTATTGAGATTCTGTCGAACCAGATGTATAAATAGATAGAATAGCAGCAAATAACACATTTTTATcttagtcgtgatggcacctaatccgACCCGCTAGATAAGCCAAATACAATCAACACATATTTATGGAATTCAATCTCATTTGGGAAGTGATCTCTATCTTTCAGTAATCAGATAGGAAGTGGTTTAAGAATAAAAAGAGAATTTTAGAATCGAATGCACTCATCCAGCGAGGAAGATCCATCAGTGGTATCTAATCTACTCTTGAATTTCCAGCAGTTCAATCCTTTGGTACCGTCACTGTAACTTGTTTTTTCATCCTCCATTTAAATACAATAGCTTCGGTGAGACTCAGCTTATATGTCTTAATTGAATATGCTATTTGTTGACTAACATGGATTTGCCCTATCATGAAAATGAAGGAAGCGCCAAAAATACATATACTTAAAAGGGGCGGACCCAAGTGGTGAGAagtgggttcaactgaacccgctTCGTCAAAAAAAATActgtgtatatgtataaattatggcTAAAGCAAGGTAAATTTTGTatagaaattatttttgaacCCGCTTATACAGCTTATGTTAGTTATGGACTTCTCCTGGGTCCGCTACTGTACTTAAAAGCACATACGAAGAGATACACAAACTAAGGGCAAAGGTTCATAATTTAAGGCAGTTGTGTCCAGAAGAACAAATTTTGCTTGCATGTTGCAGTGTGAATTTAACAATAAAAGAATTATGATCACAAATTTCCACTTGTAATTGTACTATAAGATTCTAAATTTTGAGAGATTTGACATGTTTGCTTTCCCTTTGACTGAATCGTAAAAGTGAAAGTGAAGTTCATCAGAAGTAGATTATGATACTTACCAACCCCTTTTTCCCTTAAACAATCTTTAATCTGTTCACTCACAGATCATTGGAAGCATTGCAGCAGTTTCTGCTAGCTTAGACCTTGGAAAAGAAGGGCCATTGGTTCACATTGGCGCTTGCTTTGCTTCCTTACTAGGTCAAGGTGGTCCAGATAATTACCGGCTCAGGTGGCGTTGGCTCCGTTACTTCAACAACGATCGGGACAGGCGAGATCTTATCACATGTGGGTCATCATCAGGTGTGTGTGCTGCTTTCCGTTCTCCAGTAGGTGGTGTCCTATTTGCTTTAGAGGAAGTGGCAACATGGTGGAGAAGTGCACTCCTCTGGAGAACTTTCTTCAGCACGGCAGTTGTGGTGGTGATACTGAGGGCCTTCATAGAATACTGCAAATCTGGCAACTGTGGACTTTTTGGAAGAGGAGGGCTTATCATGTTTGATGTGAGTGGTGTCAGTGTTAGCTACCATGTTGTGGACATCATCCCTGTTGTAGTGATTGGAATCATAGGCGGACTTTTGGGAAGCCTCTACAATCATGTCCTCCACAAAATTCTGAGGCTCTACAATCTGATCAACGAGTAAGCACCTACTCTTCCACATTCCCAACTGGATCATCAAACATTCAGTTGGTTCTCTAGATTTTAAAGGCAATGCATATCCACACAAAAATGAGCTTACTTGGATTAGAATCATCTTGAgacattgatccaacggtcttgCATCTTTTTAAGTTTGAATCCTAATTCCTATCCAAACATGGCCTTCTTATCACATTTAACTgccaaaaaaaagggaaaactaTAGATGCAAAATCCTGACTTTCAATCTTTGATCCTTTTTTTATCTTGCAGGAAGGGAAAACTACATAAGGTTCTTCTCGCTCTGAGTGTCTCCCTTTTCACCTCCATTTGCATGTATGGACTTCCTTTTTTGGCCAAATGCAAGCCTTGTGATCCATCACTTCCCGGGTCTTGTCCTGGTACTGGAGGGACAGGAAACTTCAAGCAGTTCAACTGCCCAGACGGCTATTACAATGATCTTGCTACTCTTCTCCTTACAACCAACGATGATGCAGTCCGAAACATTTTCTCCATAAACACTCCCGGTGAATTCCAAGTTATGTCTCTTATTATCTACTTCGTTCTGTATTGCATATTGGGACTCATCACTTTTGGGATTGCTGTGCCATCTGGTCTCTTCCTTCCAATCATCCTCATGGGTTCAGCTTATGGTCGCTTGCTTGCCATTGCCATGGGATCTTATACAAAAATTGATCCAGGGCTGTATGCGGTTCTCGGAGCAGCTTCCCTTATGGCTGGTTCAATGAGAATGACTGTTTCTCTTTGCGTCATATTTCTTGAGCTAACAAACAATCTTCTCCTTCTGCCAATAACAATGCTGGTTCTTCTAATTGCCAAAAGTGTAGGAGACTGCTTCAACCtaagtatttatgaaataatattGGAGCTGAAAGGTCTACCTTTCCTGGATGCCAACCCGGAGCCATGGATGAGAAATATCACTGCTGGTGAGCTTGCTGATGTAAAGCCACCAGTAGTTACACTCTGTGGAGTTGAGAAGGTGGGACGTATCGTAGAGGCCTTGAAGAACACCACATATAACGGATTCCCTGTCGTCGATGAAGGAGTAGTGCCACCGGTGGGTCTGCCAGTTGGGGCAACTGAATTGCACGGTCTTGTCCTAAGAACTCACCTTCTTTTGGTTCTCAAGAAAAAGTGGTTCCTTCATGAAAGACGGAGGACAGAGGAGTGGGAAGTGAGAGAGAAATTCACCTGGATTGATTTAGCTGAGAGGGGCGGTAAGATCGAAGATGTGTTAGTTACAAAGGATGAAATGGAGATGTATGTCGATTTGCATCCCCTGACTAACACAACCCCTTATACTGTGGTAGAAAGCTTGTCAGTGGCTAAGGCAATGGTGCTTTTCAGGCAGGTGGGGCTCCGCCACATGCTCATTGTACCCAAATACCAAGCAGCAGGGGTGAGATTATAAGcaaatttcagttatttttcttATGCAAATATCTCCCTCCTATCATAGTATAAAGTTGCACAGAAATAGTCATATGGTAATATAagcacttgtttagaataactatAGGTGGCAAAGTTATTTTACATTAGAAGTGATAAAAGCATTACTTACATCACACTTGTGCTCCTTTTGTAGGTATCTCCGGTGGTGGGAATCTTGACCAGGCAAGACTTGAGAGCCCACAACATTTTGAGTGTCTTCCCTCATCTGGAGAAGTCAAAAAGCGGTAAAAAGGGGAACTGAATCTCTCCAGATAAAACAGATACCAGTCAATTTCCATGAATTATTTTTTTCCAGATTCCTTTAGATCTTTCCTTCTCTGTTTTACTTTCTCTTTTTATAGTTTCCATCCTTTCTCAATTTTTATAGGAAGAGAGACACCTGAAGAGAAGAGTGAGAGCAATTTTTTATGAATtatttgacacacataagaaaTCATTTATATATACATCATTTCAGTACAAATGCAGAGAAACACAGTTCATACAATGCTACCACATAACGCAATAACTGCAATTATGTGATATAATCTTGTGCCATTTATGAAAACTGTCTTGAATAGAGATTTGTCCTTAGTATTGTTCTGTTTGCAAGTTACCTGAGTTGAATATAAACTTCAACCGTACACAATTTTTGAAGATGAAATACTCAAAAGCTCCCTCCTGCTTCTTGCCAGATTTCTTCTTCTTGCTGTTGCCTTTTTTAAAACATAGAATCTCAATACTGCATGCAGCCACATTGATTTCTTTGATTTGGCCAACAGTTAGGTAGGTGTGCTCCAAAAACAGAAAAAGATCATAGAAGCAGATTAAACAATGAAGCACCCAGACAAAGCAGCTACTTATCATGCACCAAAAAATACAACGCATAGGTCCCCAATAACAGACAAGTCTATATGTAAGAACAATAAGAAAGAAGCTTGAAGTTAGGTAATGATAAGGGGAAACTTTAAATATTTGTTTTCAGCAGATTATCTGTTGCACCCTTTAAAATTGGAGGAATTTATGTTTCTTTTTCACTTTCCTTAGTAATATTCACGCTCTAGATGCCTTCCTTCCTTTCCAACCTCGTGGTCCTCTGCTATGTCTGTTTCATTCATTGCTATCTACAGCTGTTATTGGTGACTTCTAGTTTCAAAGCCACTCTCAGTTCGTTTTGCATCCTCTATGTCAAATTACACAATTCACTTTGACCAGGAAAGACATCAAGACAAAAGCACTACCTGAAGTTTAATTGTTTCTAAATGTTTAAAGTTAACTGTTTGATGAACTTGACCTTAATGTATAAAGTGGTTCAATGTCCATTTTTCGGTAATATATTACGTAAGTATTGAAGGCTTCTTTCCCAGTAAAGTGCTTATGGACAACCACAATTAGAAAAGCAATCAATTTATTCAGCAGAAAGAGAGAAAGTTTGTCATGTTTGAGTTTTGATGATCACAATTTGCTAAATATACGGATAGCAATTTTTTCCGACTTTGTAAGACCTTGTAAAGGATCATCATTTTTCAAGTACAGTTACCTATCAAATGCACAAGACAGCTTGCAAGCGAGGTCCTTCTTCagctctctctctccctctccctctccctctccctctccaAGCAAAAGTGTGAGAAAAGGAAAATGCTAGTTTTAATGGTGAGGCGCGGGTTGGACCTCTGTTATAGTCCTTAATCAAAACTTATCTAAATGCTGAAAATTTTGAACTAGTGTTTGATTCAGAGAAAGTAAAGGCAAAAGGCAATTTTATCTATGTCTCTTATCACATATGTATTGCTCAGATCGAAGTTAACAAGAAGAATTCTCCATCCCATTCTCTTCATTGGCATGCCTTAAGCCCatttcttattagtttgtttacaCTGAAAATCTCTATGAAGGAATGCACATTCCATGTTGTTTTATTAGTGCTTAGTGCTCAGTTTCCTCATTCTGATGCAAAGGTAAATCCAATATTAGATGAAATTAAATTCTAGTTGGCACACATACAAGGATTACCTGATCAACGAAGAGAAAGACAACCCTTTATGTTCCATGGAAGAAATTAAAGACAGGCTTTGTCCAAATGCCATTCCTAACTAGAGCAGATGAAAAATCCTGCATGAATGAAAAAAGGCATAAAGTAAAGTTGATGGAACTAAATGGCAGCAATTACAGCTTGTATGGAAACACAGAAGGCCTGATATTCAATTCCACATGACAATACCATTACCATCTCTTACAATCCCCATCAATCATAATCTGAATTCGCAGGAAAGCAAACTTCAAAGTTCATCTTGATGTAATAAATATGTTTAAATTACAATTAACAAAACAATGTAATGCAACAGATCCCTTGAGTGACAGCAGAGAGCTACTACCTGCATGAAATCCCCCCCAAAATGATAAGTTTTCATCTTATGATACTTTAACAGGGAAGTGATAATTTCCTACGGCCTTCCAGTAATGCATTACACCAATAGTATCTTATGGGCTACAAAGGTAACCAGACCAACTTACAGAGCCACTTCAGCCATAAGGATTTATTCTGCAAAACTCTTAGACCCAAAATTATCTCAGgtagctatttttttttttttttttttttatgatcaTGAAATCCATCTGGGTCCAGTCCTTAGGACCAACCCCAACCTCGGAAACTTGGGAAAATGAGCCTGTCCCTCTATCCTTCTCCTCTTAAATATCAGGTTAGTTACCATGGCGCAAGGCTCGAACATGTGTCCTCTAAGTCACAAGTCTCAACCTTTGCCACTTGAACTATGCCTTGGGGGCCCAAAGCAAAAGTTTTCTACGCTCATATCACTTATATAAAGGTTCAAATATCTTACAACAAAACTTTTTAATTGACCAACTATAACTCCAATTTCCTGTTTTTGCCCCCTTAATTATCAGTGCAAGACCTACAAGTCCAAATGATTTTGATTTTCAATCCTCGTGTCTATGTAACTTTATCCACTACACCTTCATCTCTCACGTTTCATGAAATGAGCAAGGTAAAGTGCATATATCTTGCATTGAATTACATAAAATTTGGAAAGCGTGAATCTACTTAAGAACCACACACAATATTTGTTACTATGTGTAATGCAAAATAAGTTCAGTGTAAACATAGTAATCCAGGTTGCAGACCTTTAAAGTCGGCGATATCAACTGAGTGCGTTGTTCATCCCCTCCTAATAAGCTGGAGCAGAGGCTTGGCGGAAAACTTGAGAAAGAATCAACAACAAACTATACAAACAGATTTCCAGTACTTAGAAGGAATGCCAGCATAAAGAGCAATATTATCAATGGAGTCCGTGAGGACTGTCAAACTATGATGAAATTTAGAAGAGCAAGGAAGGCATGTACTGCGTAATTTCGGGAAAGAGGACAGCCGAGGCGCATATGTAATTATGATGGTGATTGGTGGCACGTAATGCAATCCGGACCTGAACCGGTCATGTAATTTATTGTTAACTTAAAAGATTTTCTTATTTAAAATTTCACAAGTAATCTTTAAATACTATCCTATCTGTACACATGCCCCAAATTTATTGGTATATAAATTCTCAAGAAATCTTGCGATTTAAACTAGCTTGTTCATAATTAACGGTGAAAAAACCTTATAAGGTTACTGTGAAAAAAATTAATTGTCGTTTCATAAAACTTAAACTCGACTCTTGCTTGCATCCCTACATATAATATATCATTGAAgaagtcttttattttttttcaacatAAAAATATTTTGGGGGGAGGGGTACAGGATCCTTCAACAGCCCAAAAGGCCAAATGCCTTGAATGCACGAGGAAGTTATAATTGACTTCAAATTAGATGGCAAATCTACACTTTTTCTTGAGGCGTAGAAGTACATGAAATTGGACTTTGTTCTACCGTATCTCTACTAAGGAGTTTTGCTTTGGGGATATATACAGGATTACGTATCGAAACCAAAATAATTATCCTCATTCTATCCATACAAAATAATTACACGACCCTACCCATATAATgtttcgatatatatatatatatatatattatagtatactgttgcagtataactatatactcTATTATAATCTACTCTTAAGTATATTGTGATACAGTAGCGGTATTGATACTAGGCTAGAATCACGTGTTTTAGTCTTAGTTTGCACTCCAATTACTGCATTTTATTTGTGTTTGAGCTTAAATATTAGTGTATTGCacttattatgtgttttatgccttgcaggaagtgatTTCGAGTTAAAAAGATATACGGAAGCTAAATTGAATAAGTTGgaactttgaagtctgagtaaaaatCCAAGGGATTAAACTGGGATCGCGTTCGGAGGTCGGGAGCCAAGTATGGATGTCAAAACGCGAGAAAACGAAACAATCTGTAAAAGCTTCACTGTCGCACCGCATGGGGTGGCGCGCCTGTGTAATTTTCTCAGGGTACTTTTCTATTTTGACTTGAAAAAGGTAATTTCGCCCGGGCCCACTCCTACAGGGTATAAATACATCAAATGGACATTTTTGAAGGGATTTTGGACCTTGGAAGCTTTGGGAGAGCATTGGAGGCTACAAGACTCAGGATTTCATCATTTTTCCATCAATTCAATATGGGAGTTTGGATTGTAACGTTAGATTGATGTTTTCTTATTCTTAATTATATTTTTGATCACTTCCTCCATAATTATGAAGTAGTTTACCCTAGGGCTTGGCGGATATGGTGTTTTGGTAAATATTTGTGGAGTTTAACTCTAGTTCGTGCTTGAATTTGTTTATGGAGTTTCGAATTGTTGCAACTTTATTCATCAATTTATTTAATCGAAATAGGAATATCTTGGTGATTATCTTTGCACTATTTTATTTGATTTAATTAATTGATTCTCTTAAGTAATCGAAAGAGCTTGTTGAATTGTTGATTGAATCAAGTTAGGGGAATATTTGAGAGATGTTTTTCAAAAGACAAATCCATTAACGCTTGCTTGCATACTTTCACGATGCTTATATTAGTTCACCTCGTAAAGGTAagatttaatcgagagaggagtcttGACTATACGTTTGAACTAATCATCGAGTGAATTCATGAGAATCATTAGAATATTAGAGTGAATTAAACTAGAGTTAAATCTCCAATAGCTATCTTGCACCTATCTTGTCAAACCCTTATTCCTCACATTGATAAGAAACCACTCTGCGAATCTCCAATTCCTTGCTGTCAAATTGTCAATTGCGTTATTTTAGTACTTAAACTTAGTTCATAATTATTTAACGCAAGTGTTGATCCTCCTGAATAGCAATTAAACCAGAAATTACTCGAACATTATTTAAATCCAATTCCTGTGAAGACGATATTATACTATACTATCTTTGATTAGCGAGCATCAATTTCATGTTGTGTTTTGCGCTCGTTAGGTATATTGTTGGGTAAATGTATTTTACTTTAAATTGTTGCTGAAAAATTACATATTATTATAGTATATCGTTttgatatatatatgtatactatTACAATATACTCTtgcagtataactatatactcTTACAATATATTGTGATATCGTAGCAGTATATTGCtggtaaaatatatttttattcaaGTTTCAGCTGAAATATTGCATATTATTACAATATATCATTTTGTTAGGGAAAAACAtcttattttatttcattttttctttgtcATTAGATTGTGTATCATATAATAAGCCAAAGTAACAATAATGCTAAGAGTTAGTAAATCACAGTATGTGGTTAGGGGTGGATGTAGTATTTCGGATACgagttcaactgaacccataaaTTCCAACACAGAGTATGCATTTATATGTAAAAACATATTAAAATCTCAACTAGTATGAGATTTGAATCCATAATTTTAACAGTATAATAAGTTCAATACCAAAATCTTAAAATATGAACCGATTAAATTTAAATCCTGGATCTACCTCTATATGTGGTTGAAGAGTCTAATCCATGGAGTTCATTAATGAGACGTTTTGGATCGGGGGATCTTGATCTATGAATGCATGGAAAAAAGTACAAAGAAGGTCTTGAAGCCTTCAAACAAAAGCACATACGACGAAGAGACAAATAGCTGGTAATGTAGGAAAAAACATGAGAGGAAAAACACAAAAAGACAGAAAGTAATTAATGGGAGAAAGTAATTAATGGGAGAAAGTAATTAACGGGAGAAAAGGAAAGTCACGGAAAAGTTAGGATAAATAGAAAAAAACAAGAGACCGAGAAAAAACAtaaaaagacaagaaaaaggGAAACATTTTGGACTGCATAGGTGTATTGTGTAAAAAGTTTCAAGTGGGTAATTAGTTTGGCCCAAATGGGCATTTTGTGTAGATTTCCCTTGGGCTTTTATCATATGTCAAGTCATTTGACAAAGAATAATGAGATTTTTTTATTTCTATTcactattggaaactttattaccctaaatGTTCATGTTTAGTAAATTATCCTACTTACACAAGTTTtgtttataaaatatatacattccacctTAAAAGACTCTCAACCCATTATTAATGCCTTCAATTAAGCGATCTAGTTAcaccattttcttttttttttctcctctcCCCCCTCTTCTGTCATGATTTTGTTTGCTATACCCTTAATATCTaaatcttttcttctctttcaatTTTCGATGTAAATTACTTCCTCTGAGTTTTTCTTACGTTTTCTTCGTGCTTGACGCCAAAAAAAGATGGACAATTAAAATCAAATCGTCAATATATTGAATAGAAAAGTTTATTTATTGTagaatatttttaaaatgatgaGAATTAGCCCTTGACGCAAATTGGTGAAGAAAGTCATGTCAGTTCTTGAAGCTAGCAGTAGTGCATATCACTTGGAAGGACAAAATCATGTAAAGGAAATACATAAGAATGGGAGTTACAGATACACAACGGTATCTTCCAAAGAGTTGCTCTTGGGAAGCCATGGGAAGCTGTGCTGAACAgttttgctctttttcttctaAAAAGGAAAGTTCTGCATTTAACCCAAAGCTCTTTAGGTCTTTACTTTTAGCCATTCAAAAGGCTGTTGACGAAGGTCTTAAATACAACAACAATTACaacttaaatatataatttttatacaaattttatacaatatgtcttttgtatattttgtatctgatttatacatagtaaaaataaattttatacaactaattatatattatacaatttatttacaacttatctacaatttatatacattatttctactgtgttatatataactacaatataataccacttaaatacaatttttatacacattttatacaatatgtcttttgtatattttgtatctaatttatacatagtaaaaataaatttcatacaactaattatatattatacaatttatctacaactttcacacactATTcctacccagttaaatacaactacaataacatacaacttaaatacaagctttatacaatatgccttttgtatattttgtatataatttatacatagtaaaaacaaatttcatacaactaattatatattataaaactTATTTACAATtttcgtacattatttctactcagttatatacaa contains:
- the LOC104213640 gene encoding chloride channel protein CLC-b encodes the protein MEEPTRLVEEATINNMDGQQNEEERDPESNSLHQPLLKRNRTLSSSPFALVGAKVSHIESLDYEINENDLFKHDWRRRSRVQVLQYVFLKWTLAFLVGLLTGVTATLINLAIENMAGYKLRAVVNYIEDRRYLMGFAYFAGANFVLTLIAALLCVCFAPTAAGPGIPEIKAYLNGVDTPNMYGATTLFVKIIGSIAAVSASLDLGKEGPLVHIGACFASLLGQGGPDNYRLRWRWLRYFNNDRDRRDLITCGSSSGVCAAFRSPVGGVLFALEEVATWWRSALLWRTFFSTAVVVVILRAFIEYCKSGNCGLFGRGGLIMFDVSGVSVSYHVVDIIPVVVIGIIGGLLGSLYNHVLHKILRLYNLINEKGKLHKVLLALSVSLFTSICMYGLPFLAKCKPCDPSLPGSCPGTGGTGNFKQFNCPDGYYNDLATLLLTTNDDAVRNIFSINTPGEFQVMSLIIYFVLYCILGLITFGIAVPSGLFLPIILMGSAYGRLLAIAMGSYTKIDPGLYAVLGAASLMAGSMRMTVSLCVIFLELTNNLLLLPITMLVLLIAKSVGDCFNLSIYEIILELKGLPFLDANPEPWMRNITAGELADVKPPVVTLCGVEKVGRIVEALKNTTYNGFPVVDEGVVPPVGLPVGATELHGLVLRTHLLLVLKKKWFLHERRRTEEWEVREKFTWIDLAERGGKIEDVLVTKDEMEMYVDLHPLTNTTPYTVVESLSVAKAMVLFRQVGLRHMLIVPKYQAAGVSPVVGILTRQDLRAHNILSVFPHLEKSKSGKKGN